One stretch of Brachyhypopomus gauderio isolate BG-103 chromosome 10, BGAUD_0.2, whole genome shotgun sequence DNA includes these proteins:
- the nrarpa gene encoding notch-regulated ankyrin repeat-containing protein A → MSQADVSTCSAPQRVFQEAVKKGNTKELHSLLQNMTNCEFNVNSFGPEGQTALHQSVIDGNLELVKLLVKFGADIRLANREGWSALHIAAFGGHQDIVLYLITKAKYSSGGR, encoded by the coding sequence CCTGCTCCGCGCCTCAGAGGGTTTTCCAGGAGGCGGTGAAGAAAGGCAACACAAAAGAGCTCCACTCGCTACTGCAGAACATGACGAACTGCGAGTTCAACGTCAACTCTTTCGGGCCCGAGGGGCAGACGGCGTTGCACCAGTCGGTCATAGACGGAAATCTGGAGCTTGTTAAACTGCTGGTGAAGTTCGGGGCAGACATTCGGTTGGCCAACAGGGAAGGATGGAGCGCGTTACATATAGCTGCTTTTGGAGGGCACCAGGACATTGTGTTATACCTCATTACCAAGGCGAAGTACTCCTCCGGCGGCCGGTGA